TCGGGCCCTTATCATGTACGCCGAACGCTTTTAGACCATCATACAAGTACTGAACGGTCTGCTCTTTCAAGAGACCGCGTTTCGTACGCGGGTCTGCCGGAACAAGAGTACGGTACACACACCCCGTCAACAGATCGGCCAGTTGAAGACACTGATTCGCGTCCTTCCACGAATCCGTTACCTGAAAATCCGAGATCCACGGCATCGGGCCTTCGTAATTCTTCGTGAAACGGTCCTTCAGATGGTCGAGTACATCATATCCATGCAGGACCTGAAGGGCGTCGAGATAGAGAGTGCCGCCCCGAAAGCCCACCGTCTCTGGGTGGAGAAGCATTTCAGTCCACTTCTTGTAGGCACGTCGTTTCTTGAGAGCGTCCGGCTCAAACGGATCACCCCAAAAC
The bacterium DNA segment above includes these coding regions:
- a CDS encoding DUF3800 domain-containing protein, with amino-acid sequence MRIYVDESGTQANVPWLVIGMLFVPDHASLHPELCRVKDEHRYFNHSPKYSARYKETHLAEFGSHHDRNVAFGWIKHFMAHSCYFRSIVIDWSTWQGRFWGDPFEPDALKKRRAYKKWTEMLLHPETVGFRGGTLYLDALQVLHGYDVLDHLKDRFTKNYEGPMPWISDFQVTDSWKDANQCLQLADLLTGCVYRTLVPADPRTKRGLLKEQTVQYLYDGLKAFGVHDKGP